The proteins below are encoded in one region of Pseudonocardia sp. DSM 110487:
- a CDS encoding metallophosphoesterase, giving the protein MTHPSPTYTLVQLTDLHIVADGEELPSGVDTAGVLADALRAVEDAAISPAALVLTGDLTENGRPAQYRRLRSIVEPVATRLGTPLVYAAGNHDDRAALREHLLDEPPSDDPLDHSVRVGDLRIAVLDSTISGHGHGALTPEQLDRLRAELAEPAPAGTVLALHHPPLPSAAPLAASIPLLRRDELAAAVAGTDVRLVLAGHTHVVSAGTLGGVPVWSGGPLATVLDPFAPGAALRGLATPSVSRIDLFPNDLITTSVPIGARCVSDVPAATMEPAIAAFHSAWTG; this is encoded by the coding sequence GTGACGCATCCCTCCCCCACCTACACGCTCGTCCAGCTCACCGACCTGCACATCGTTGCCGACGGCGAGGAGCTCCCCAGCGGTGTCGACACTGCCGGGGTCCTCGCGGACGCGCTGCGCGCCGTCGAGGACGCCGCGATCAGCCCGGCCGCGCTCGTCCTCACCGGCGATCTGACCGAGAACGGCCGCCCCGCGCAGTACCGCCGCCTGCGCTCGATCGTCGAGCCCGTCGCCACCCGCCTCGGCACCCCGCTCGTCTACGCGGCTGGCAACCACGACGACCGCGCCGCCCTGCGCGAGCACCTCCTCGACGAGCCGCCATCCGACGATCCCCTCGATCACTCCGTCCGCGTCGGCGACCTGCGGATCGCCGTCCTCGACAGCACGATCTCCGGTCACGGGCACGGCGCGCTGACGCCCGAGCAGCTGGACCGGCTGCGCGCCGAGCTCGCCGAGCCCGCACCGGCCGGCACGGTGCTGGCGCTGCACCACCCGCCGCTGCCGAGCGCCGCGCCGCTCGCCGCGTCCATCCCGCTGCTGCGCCGCGACGAGCTCGCGGCCGCCGTCGCGGGGACGGACGTGCGGCTGGTGCTGGCCGGGCACACCCACGTCGTCAGCGCCGGCACGCTCGGCGGGGTGCCGGTCTGGTCCGGCGGGCCGCTCGCCACCGTCCTCGACCCGTTCGCGCCCGGCGCCGCGCTGCGCGGACTGGCCACCCCGTCGGTGAGCCGGATCGACCTGTTCCCGAACGATCTGATCACCACCAGCGTGCCGATCGGCGCGCGGTGCGTGTCGGACGTGCCGGCCGCGACGATGGAGCCCGCCATCGCGGCCTTC